The genomic region AATTTTTCACAAGTAGGGGTAAGAGTGGTCAAGTGGGTTAGATGCCCatctctcaccaaagaggttgtaggttcgaGCCTCACCAGGGGTAATTTCTCATGGCCTTTCAAAAATGACACAGTACTGTGGGTTTTTTCAGAAAACTGACTCTAGAGAGATTAATATCAGCTTTCAGCTGACTACAATCAAGCAAAATAAATTCCTATAAACCAAGTAGGCTGTTCTTGACCAAAAGATTACTCTTATTGTTTTTTGGATTAGAAAATCAATATTGAAGGTCACAGTAATTTTCAGTGCATTTTTCCTTAGAACAaattcagggctttttctatagtacccacgggtccgactatcagacccattcccaaagcaaaatttatgataattttcccaatcttcagaaattcatgatttattgcaatagatatttacaccccaaggattgatatttcagccgtTTAAGgtcttttgaaagggaaaagaaactaatatataataatttccTCTTTCGCAGGAGACTGtaaaagcttgttcttttaactgtaaaatttcccaatttagGTATATTTGCGATgaaaattttcccaaaatgtctagggtctttttcccaaaatggatagaaaaagccctgatatTGCAGTCTACTGTCTAGCAAATGTTTAGGACAAAGCGATGCTTAGGAGCATTAAGttttacaaacatctcttgtttgcCATGCTCAATTACATTACCTTTTGTAGAGTTTAAggaaataatgaacatttcaggACCTTAAAACAAGCTCGACATGGGACTTTGATGATTCTAAAGATATGAGGGAAGATTCAGACTGGGATAGCGACAGCAGCGGAACTCCCATGGACAAACAAACTACACAAGAAACACAGAGCAGTGAACATGGGACATCAAAGGAACCTATTAGCAAAGAAATTATGCATGATACACAGTGCGGAAAGACTGAGGAGTTCGAGAGAGAAATGAGCACAGAAAGCCCAAGTATACACGATACACAGAATCGAGATTATAAGATATCAGAGGAACCAACAGGCAGACATACACATGATGGACAGACGACGGAAAGTGAAAAATTGGAACAATCGCTTAATGTTGAGGATACATGTAGGAAAGATACAGAAAAGGTTGATTCGAAAGTGTTAAAAGAAGCAACTGAGAGTGTTTCCAAAAGAACAACAAGCTAgtttatatcaacatttaaaaaatctcCGATTGTGATAATTTATAACTTTTGAAgttttgtaaatgtgtattATCATGTACCCTGTAATAATTGTGTATTATCCCTAAATGTTAAAATGCAATAACattcagtgtttttttcaaatctgctCATATGCATTCCTTTGGGCtcttgtaaatatttcatatctatAAGTTGCGAACAAAAATCTAAGAGTCCTAATCATAGTTTTGTTTCGATATGACTTTAAGACAATGCATCTCGCTGATACACATGGGCCTTCAAAATTAAGCATCCTGCTGGTAAACATGGTCCTTTAAAACAATGCTTGTAAACATGGTCCTTCAAAACAGGGTATCCCGATGATACAAACAGTCCTTCATAACAAGACACCCCGCTGATACAAACAGTCCTTCATAACAAGACATCCCGGTGATATACTTGGTCTTTCAAACAATGCACCGCGCTGATACACTTGTCCTTCAAAACAATGCTGGTAAACATGGTCCTTCAACACAAGGCATTTTGCGGATAAACATGGTCCTTCAAAACAATGCTGGTAAACATGGccctttaaaacaatacatctgGCTGATACACATGGTCCTTCAAAACAAGGCATCCTGCTGATACACATGGTCCTTCAAAACAATGCATCATGCTGATACACATGGTCCTTCAAGACAATTCATCCTGCTGATACACTTGGTCCTTTAAAACAATGCTGGTAAACATGATCCTTTAAAACAATGCATCATGCTGATACACATGGTCCTTCAAATCAATGCATCCTGCTGATACACATGGTCCTTCAAAACAATGCATCCTGCTGATACACATGGTCCTTCAAATCAATGCATCCTGCTGATACACATGGTCCTTCAAAACAATGCATCATGCTGATACACATGGTCCTTCAAATCAATGCATCCTGCTGATACACATGGTCCTTCAAAACAATGCTGGTAAACATGGTCCTTCAAAACAATGCATCCTGCTGATACACATGGTCCTTCAAAACAATGCCACCTGCTGATACACATGGTCCTTCAAATCAATGCATCCTGCTAATACACTTGGTCCTTTAAAACAATGCTGGTAAACATGGTCCTTTAAAACAATGCATCCTGCTGATACACATGGTCCTTCAAAACAATGCTGGTAAACATGGCCCTTTAAAACGATACATCTGGCTGATACACATGGTCCTTCAAAACAATGCATCCTGCTGATACACATGGTCCTTCAAATCAATGCATCCTGCTAATACACTTGGTCCTTTAAAACAATGCTGGTAAACATGGTCCTTTAAAACAATGCATCCTGCTGATACACATGGTCCTTCAAAACAATGCATCCTGCTGATACACATGGTCCTTCAAATCAATGCATCCTGCTGATACACCTGGTCTTTCAAAACAATGCATCCTGCTGGTCCTTCAATTAAAGCAATTATTATATAGACTCTGGATTTACATCTTTATTCATGAAAGAATCAGTGTTTTTATAGAACTTATTAATTGCTTCTTTTTTTGTGCCTTaatattcagtgtgtgtataccacgtgataaattgcgtcataaatgctacgtcggaaggcaatattttgatttgaaaaaatactttaaacaaagataacttcactatttcttcaccattttgaatgaaacaaagcgcagtctatgccgcctatggagccctgccttcggtctttcaccagagtttgattgggagtttaatttctttaaacacttcgacaaacatttgcacaatacggccgtctgacggagcactgtcaaaacatgattttggaaacaggtttgtcgaagtgtttgatgaaactaatgacttcaTCAAatgtcggtaataaaacaaatgcggggctttttaagcggcatagactaccctttgtttcatttaaaataatgttgtaaaagaaaagttatctttgactTCAGTCTTCATTTtaggcaaaatgttgccttccgatgtagcatatatgacgcaatttatcacgtggtatacacacactgttatttAAGTTCTTGAAATAGGgtgacattttgttttgactGCAGATTTCAATATGCCTGTACTGCTGTTATATGCATAATATGGTGTTGATTTCGTATAGGCCACACCAAATCAGTAATTCTTAAGATTTACcacacttatttttattttgtattttgtgtgtcCTGTATCTCATGCTGTTCTGACATATTAGGACGTTCATGCTCTTCCGACATGTGGCAATAATTATCAACCCGATATTTGTTAGCTTTTTAACTGGAGATCCTTCTCATTATAAGAATTCATTTACAACAGAGATACCAACCTCGGAAGAGATACCAACCTCGGAATGAATTTGATTCATGAACATATACAACCATATTCTAATCAGAGATTCCTATATGTGTCACATCGATTGTTAGTGAATAAAAGAATTGAAAAGCTTGCATCTTGAAGTTTTACAGTATTATTTCCCTTTGTATACAAGAtgccaaaaatgttttttttcagatttactTCCCTGTGTATCATAAAccccatttgcatttttttagaGATACTTCCCTTTGTATCATAAACGCTATTTGCAATATTTGACAGTACCTTTCCTTTGTTTCAAGTACGCCATTTGCAATATTATTTCAGAGTAACATCCCTTAGTaccaaaaaaaacaccatttgcaatattttttcagagttacttccctttgtacTAAAACTgccatttgcaatattttttcagttacttccctgtgtaccaaaaaaaacGCCTTTTGCTATAGTTTTacagagttacttccctttgtacCAAAAACACCATTTGCAATAATTTTACAGAGTTATTTCCATTTGTATCAAGAACGccatttgaatattatttccCTTTGTATCAACTATGTCAtttgcaacattttatttttttttagttacttttctttgcatcataaatgccatttgcaatatttttcagagtaaCTTCCCTTTGTATCAAGTACgccatttgcaatattttttagaGTTACTTGCCTATGAATTGGGTTCCATTGAACTTATTTAAATCTGAATTGGACTTGTTAGAAATTGACTTTAAACAAAAGGAAATGACTTGAGATGTTTTAGAACTACCCTTCTGTCCATAATGAGAAGCCATCACAAAATGACTCTGGTAAGAATCCTACCCAAAACCTTTCGGGCAAGAAGAGGTCAAGTTGCAGGGCCTTTTCACCCTTCTTTGCCATAGCCGATACCCAGCTATTTCTCCAAGGGCCAGaccctgatttttttttaaaaatagcctCTGAAATTCTCTATTTCCATTTTAATGAGAATCGCACTATGCATTCAATGTTTCCGAGTGATCAATTTACTGCTTTATTGACATTTCACTTcccaaattgtttgaaaaaaatactccCAGAATCTGTCCcgaaactgaaaaaaatcacGCTTTTTCCCCCATAAAAAGGGCTATGGTGTCTTCCCAATAACTAGTAGAGGGCCCAGGCTATGGCCTCGTGACTTTACCACTTCTGCTTATTTGCCTGGATAAGGTTTAAATCATAGCAGTGGaaaaatacagttgttttaaactAGAAAGTTATGAAAGTTATACAAGCTTTTTTTGAAAGTTATACAAGCTTTTTTCCTTGAAATAAAGAAACACCATTTTTATggcatttatgtttatttaaatgatgagATGAATcgttaaaaacataaaataaataccacatttatgttaacaaTTCTGGATAATGAAAAACTGTAACTCTTGAGAGaaatcattttcatatattataatatatcaataaaacaaagtggGTGTGACCATACAtcttaacatgtatatttttaaaacatcaaaccATAATCTTAACAATCCTTCATTCTTAAATTGTGCTTGCCATACTAGGAAAAACGAACTAgcaaaggaaatataaaaacatgaaagaaaatgcTTGACATTTCTAAGGATAAATTATTATCTCTGACTAAAATTCACATACTTTTAAATTGTCTTATTACCATTACCAATAGACACACTGGAACAACACAACCACATGTTCATTATGTTGTTTACCATATTATGAGACATGCAGCCAAATGTTAGTCCATATGAATTGACATCACAAGGCCTTATATTTGGTTTTTGTTACAGAGACACATAAAATTAGCCAAATGCCCATATAAGAGGctaaataaaacacatgctGTATTAATTCTAGCAATTCTTTgggttttacaaaaacatggaATGGTGCTGCAtcctgtccttttttggtaaCATCTTTTTACCCTAATAGAGActagcatgggcacccttctgttTTCATAGGAGTAAATGCTGATGACTGTTTTGACGGAAACTTcttatacaattataaatacaattatttttggcagttgaaacccaatataacatttttttttaattttctatcaATTTCATGATGTGTAAGTTTTTTCTCACAGCCTGATACAATAAGCCCTTTTCACCCcaagcaccctgtcctttttaaaacccAGCCAAAACCCTTAATAAGAATATTATTTCTTCTGTTCTGAGTAAAACAGCTTTCTTCATTAATTCTGATGTACATATATTTCGAAAAAAGAGAGTGAAAGCTGGTTCTGTGCCCATAAACTCTTCCAGTGCCATTGAGAGCAAACATGTTCAGCGTAATATGTCACACAGGCcatttatggtatttaaatgCACGATTTTTCTATTCATATCAGTACAATTAACCCAACCATTTTGGTGAGCATTTGTACCGACCACACTGCAAAATACCAATAGCCTGGCACTGTTTTCAATATCACAATTCTTTAACATTGATAGTCCTAATGTTAAATCTAGTGTTAAGTTTTTTCTGTTCTATTTTCGCTGTCTGTGTCAGTTTTCAGTGTTTCTTGATCTTCTGCTTTCAGCTCAACTtctatccgttcttttgctcgaACCACCTGCAAGTAAGCAAAACATTCAACACTTAAACTCATTAATGATAAGTTGATGTTTTCAGATGATGTATTATCATcatatgaaatgtttgcaattatattccaaatgaaagctgttcacaatcatatttttttactaaaaaaccTAAGAAAAATGTAATCTCTGGTATTTATTTCACTGGTATTACAATTTACCAATCAAAGGGATCTCTTCACAGCTCTATTTTCATGACACGGAACTGCTTTCCCAACTTcaagttaaatataaacaacgCAGAACAAAATGATATTGCAACAAATCATTGGTTTATATTATTAGTTTTCTCAATTTAAAGGGCTAACACATGATCTTGAAATCTTTTATTGGAAATCAACTTGTCCCCTCAGGCTACAAGCTTTGAAATTTACTTGTCCTGACCAAATACTTGGTAGTTACGGACAGTCGGACTACTGTTAATGTTTGAACCTTGAAGTACAGTGAGTACAGTCGAAACCCTTGGCTTGATATCCCAGGGATCGGTCAAAATACTTCCAGCCTCACGGATATcaagccaagcaggaatgcttacaaagtgtaaaacaaaattgatccTTTACATACAGATTGAGGAAATTGAGCCCAGCAATATCAAGGCTGAGCCagcgggtttcgactgtatatgatGATGCAATCTAGTTATGATACATGAACATACTTTTGACTGCAGGTAAAAGGACCCTCCTTTTGACTTGTCGTTCACatcaaacaaatgtttgtaacTTTTCTCAACAGATTCTTTGTTTGCTATGTCTTCGATATTCAGAATTTCTCTGGCTTCCTGAAGTAACAAATATTAACAGTGTTCAAACAGGTCATAGAACAGTTTTGAACTTAACAAGCCATCCCAGATCTCCAATAAGTTGTACGTATTCAATTCATTCATTGTAACATGCAATGATTATACAATGAATGTGGGACAGTCATTAGACTGCCAGGACATGAGCTATTAAAATTAGTGTCCCGTTAATAAAGTGATTAGAGCAGGCACTTCTCATCAAGGTGTCTCAGGTTGATTTCCAGGCCTGGCAGCATGCAAGTTTGGTTTGTGATCACAAAACCGGACAAGTGAGTTTCCTCTGGGTACTCAGGTTTCTcacacaagaccacattctcACATAAAACTGTGGCAACGAGAGTGATTATggtaatataatgttgtaacaaaacaatcattgtaaaaagaaataaattagtGCAAGCCATGCACTGGTAAATTTAATTCCGGATTTTATATAGCAcatctgttttaaaaatgatgtcaaGTACTTGGCTTTGTTCATACAAGACTCTTATTTGAATAATTGAACATTAAAGTATTGCAGATATTACTACCTGTAGTGACATGTTCATAGAGAGGTCTGCCGCAGCCTTCTTCTCCCCCTGCCTCCCTCCGCCGTGACGAGCCGCTGCCTGTTTGCTCATTTCCAACTCCTGCTGGAATGCCTTGGCGAAAGCCCGTCCAACCACCTTTGAACCAGCTATGATCACACTTATCAAGTTTTTTGCCTTAAAAGAGAAACACAAAGAACTGTTAAGACAAACCCTTGAGTTTTTATGgacataccattttaaatgagaGCTATCACTGGATATGATTAATATCCCCATCACACCATATTCTTGTAATAAGAAGTATCATTGGGAGTGATGTAGTCTCCTTGAATGCCCCATGTTAGTTTATCAAGGCATCAATTAAGTTAATTAAGTCCAATGTTATACCATATATAgaaataactctaaaaatacaCAACAAATTTCTTATGCACAGCATTTCTTTGAGTCAGAAAGTCAACATGTGTATAAAGTTGGAAGTCATCACCTTAAAACATATTGAGTTATGGggagaagtaaaaaaaaatagtattaaaataatctaaagggcaataactctataaGCACCATacacaaaacaatgtttcttttgCACAACACTTCTCAccacagtcaatatgtgtatgaagtttgaagagAGTACATGTACCTAAAAGGATGGAGTTATGGTGAAAAGTAGACTGGTCCCAGGCTGGAAAGACAGAGGGACTGGACTGGCCAAGATAATTCCTATATAACCCCCACTTGGTCGCCTCGGGGGTTAAAAATGGATAACATGATCTATATGATGAGAATGCCACTGCTGAGTGTGAACATGATGTTATTTGCATGTGAGATTTGTAGACCATTGGATTGATATTGGTAACATTGATGAACAATTAAATATGTTGTCAATAAAATCTAGTTATTTCTAATGATAATGTGACTTCCTTAATGTCATTTCtattatagttatattttaGAATAAGAATAATTGATGGGGCCACCCACCAGCCCCAGAACTTAGACAGCCCTAAGCATGTTGTGGTTTACTTTCAGTTTGgaaagatttttatattgacaaGTTTACATGGAAAgaattaaaattaatcaaaCTTTTAAATGTGCAGTTTTGTTGTATAGTACTAGCCctagtaaaaaaaatgtgtggtAAATAAGGTTTCCGTCTCATCCAAAAACTGGTGGggtagggcctaaaaaaaaaaaaaaatacatttgtttcgggttacccgaccctacctacggaataggcgccgaccctacctacggaataggcgccgaccctactgtttttatagtcagtttgaaaaaaaaaatgaaaaaaaaaattttcgttttttttttaattgctttttaatattaagtttaaaccttaaatgcttgtacagaagatagctttaacaccattctccaatgatgaaaattatattcttatataaaacctaataaaaaaaataaataaaaaaaaataaaaagcctacctaccctacctaattttttttaaggatgtaaccctaaccaaacaattattttttttaggcctaggcatggtttatttattatttatttataaggcTTCAATATGTAAGTCTTggaagtaaaataaattattataacataaatcTGTGAATTTGGCAAGATATAGcttaaatttatttgatttttaacatagttttaaaaaatactgaaaaaagaaaagaaattgtATTCGGGGAAACAATGATGACTGGCTACCTAGTCTAATatattagacgtgttatacaggattcttccaatccctaacgtctaaacgggaatgtgcaaaaaacgggggtgttttaaaaatattgaaattgttttaagtgaagtattttatggttgaaattgatcataaagagttatattcatattttaccatgtaagtgaaatgctattttgcactaaacaagcatttaatgcattaaaacaagttgtttacctttccaataaaacgaaagttgactgacacagaaaacaattatgcgaaggggaacaactcgatacaatcgtaataactcggcctcctccgacaaagcttcgagatagacctcgttatacaaacataacaactcggccatggccgaaatgttccgagcgatttaaaactgtgccctgaagccttgcaggtgcccttcatgtatatatcgttatgttttgacagaatgaaatgaagaaaagccgtcaaactcataattatatgttggatatttattttttgtgtacggaactaatataaaataacattatctggtaatatttcttgtttttatgatattttatagacgctatatgctttaaccaggaatcctgatcggaacaactacccacttttgatactaaaaaatttgtacgtgaaggatttgccatatcaaaaatcttaaaaaaatccgtcaacgtacaattatttggactaactGGCTacccatcattaaaaaaaagcctggatgGCATTTCAGAATGACTAGCGGATTTGATTGCCGCATCGTATTGATTTATTGACTTCTTTTTACTCCTTCCTGTTACTGGCCACCATCAACTAAAGGAACACATTGCGGCCAATGACGCAATTCGTCGTAAGATCGGACTTCATAGTAAATAGTTATTCGGGTACAAAAATTGCATAAGAATTTATTAATGTTACCTCCCTTGCCTAGGCAGAGATGAATTTTGTACTTTCTTGAATGAAAAACACTACAAAATTACATGACAGAGTTTGCTTGAAATCTAACAttgataaagaaaatgtttttctataatCTAGCGTTTATTCTCTTaccattttgaagaaaatatactcTTGTATTTTTCACCTTCACGATTTTGTAATCGCATGAACGGAAACTTACTTTCGGTTTACTCTGAGcagttaattattattttgttacattattTACGATTTATTGTTTATCCTGATTTAAACACACCAGTAAGGAATATTCTTACGTAAAGTTTTATTAccaacataaattattatttttactaattttaagATTAATTGACAAATACTTTTTATTCACTGCGTGAAAACCCGGAAGTGATACGTTTCTGTCGGCTTTAGtttttcagatttattaaaaataatatttttcaaagaaaagtaCTGAAAGCACTAACGATGCCCAAAGATAATTTGAAAGACAAGTTGGAAGGGAATGAGATTGATCTCAGCCTTAACAATCTAACAGCAGTGCCTGTGAAGGAATtggtaaaaaaattgttttaaaattaaatttctactttcagttttaaaatacaatacttGTTGTGCAATTCTTAGTTGGGATCTGTTCATTTCAGTGAAATGGTGCAATTCCTTGCAAATCTTTCTTAATCTCAAACATACTTGCATCATTGATTCATATTGGTGTTTTTTAAGGGTTCAATGAGGGTGAAACAGATCACTCCTGATAAATTGAGAGTTATGAAAGTTTCGGGCCAAATTGGCTTACCATTCAACTAGCGTACTTTGGATAGTTGTGTAGGTTCTCTCTGTGCATATCCCATTAAACTAAGTTGACCAAAGTTAATCATGATTCCATAACAGGTAAAAAATTCAAATTCTGGCTGCAAAATTAGAAATAATTTCTCCCAATGGAAGTAAAGTTGACCCATTGCTCCAACTAGAGCTTAATGGCAAAGGGTTGATTCAATTCAGCGATTTGACTGATTTcttgcataaaaacatctaaatcgCATTGAAAATTCCTTAATGAGAGATATGCGACTTCACCTTGGAGCATTGCTGTCTACTATGGTCTACTTGTGCCCCATCAATTTTTTTCACCTACATGCACACTTGTTTTCAAGCGTTATTGAAATCATACATAAAGGAAAAAGCAGGAAAATTTTTAATGTGCATAATATGTAACCTATAATCATTGCCGTAAGTGatgaaaaatagtttgaataatACTACAACATCATCTAATTTCAATACGAGTGTTTCATTAC from Mya arenaria isolate MELC-2E11 chromosome 3, ASM2691426v1 harbors:
- the LOC128228110 gene encoding mitochondrial import inner membrane translocase subunit Tim16-like produces the protein MAKNLISVIIAGSKVVGRAFAKAFQQELEMSKQAAARHGGGRQGEKKAAADLSMNMSLQEAREILNIEDIANKESVEKSYKHLFDVNDKSKGGSFYLQSKVVRAKERIEVELKAEDQETLKTDTDSENRTEKT